TGCGTGCCGTCGGCCAGCTCCAGCCCCTCGCCGGACGAGTACCGGGTGGCCGGCACGCCGAGCCGGAACTCGATGCCCAGGCCCCGCAGCGTGCCCGCGAGCACCCGGCCCGCGCCGGGGTCGAGCTGGCGCTCCATCAGGTGCCCGACCGGGTGCACGACGGTGACCAGGCAGCCCCGGCCGGCCAGGCCGCGGGCGGCCTCCAGCCCGAGCAGCCCGCCGCCGAGCACGGCGACCGGCGTGCCGGGCGACGCCTTGGCCACGATCCGGGCGCAGTCGTCCAGCGAGCGGAACGCCACCACGCCGGCGGCCGGCGCGCCGTTGCCGTCCAGCAGCCCCTCGGTCGGCGGCATCCAGGACCGCGCCCCGGTGGCCAGCACCAGCGCGTCGTAGGGCACCTCGGTGTCGTCCACGTGCACGACCCGGCGGGTCCGGTCGATCTTGGTCACCGAACCGCCGAGCCGCAGGTCGACGTGGTGCTCGGCGGCCCAGTCCGGGCCGTGCAGCCGGACCGCCTCCGGGGTCAGCGAGCCGGCCACCACGCTGGACAGCAGCACCCGGTTGTACGCGGGGTGCTCCTCGTCGCCCAGCACGGTCACCGCGACCCGCTCCGCCTTCGGGTCGCGGTGGCGGAGCTCGTCGGCCAGCCGGGCGCCGGCCATGCCGTAGCCCACGATGACAACGTTCCTCATAGCGACTCCAATCGGACCGCGCACACCTTGAACTCGGGCATCCGGCTGGTCGGGTCCAGCACCGGGTTGGTCAGCAGGTTGGCCCGGCCCTCGCCCGCGTAGTGGAAGGGCAGGAACACCACGTCGATCCGCATGGACGGCACGCAGCGCACCCGGGCCGCGGTCCGACCGCGCCGCGACACCACGGCCGCCATCGCGCCGTCGGCCAGGCCGGCCCTGGTCGCGGTGTCCGGGTGGACCTCCACGTAAGCCTCGGGCTCGGCCCGGTTCAGCTCGGGCACCAGCCGGGTCTGCGCGCCGGACTGGTAGTGCTGCAGCACCCGGCCGGTGGTGGCCTGCAGCGGGTACTCGGCGTCCGGCGGCTCGGCCGGACCGCGGTGCTCGACCGGGACGAACCTGGCCAGGCCGTCGGGGTGGGCGAAGCGGTCCAGGAAGGGGCGGGGGGTGCTCTCCCGCACGACCGGCCAGTGCAGCGCCTCGCCGTTGCGCAGGCGCTCGTAGGTGACGCCGGAGTAGTCGGCCGCGCCGCCCTCGGACGCCAGGCGCAGCTCCTCGAACACCACCTCGGGCTCGGTCGGGAACCGCTCGGCGGGCTGGCCGAGCCGGGTGGCCAGGCCGCGCAGCACGTCCAGGTCGCTGCGCACGCCCTCCGGCGGCGCCACGGCCACCTGGCGGAGCAGGACGCGGCCTTCGAGGTTGGTCATCGTGCCGCTCTCCTCGGCCCACTGCGTGACCGGCAGCACGACGTCGGCGACCGCGGCCGTCTCCGACAGCACCAGGTCGGCGACGACCAGCAGGTCCAGCGCCGCCAGGCGGTCGGCGACGTGCTGCGAGCGCGGCGCGGAGACGACGACGTTGCTGCCGAACACCAGCAGCGCCTTCGGCCCGCCCGGTCGGCCGAGGGCGTCGAGGAGTTCGTAGGCCGAGCGGCCGGGTCCGGGCAGCTCGTCCACGCCCCAGACGTTCATCACGTGCTCGCGGTCCGCCGGATCGGTGATCTTGCGGTAGCCGGGCAGCTGGTCGGCCTTCTGGCCGTGCTCGCGGCCGCCCTGGCCGTTGCCCTGGCCGGTCAGGCAGCCGAAGCCGGAGCCCTTCACGCCGGGCAGGCCGAGCGCCAGGGCCAGGTTGATCCACGCCGACACGGTGTCCGCGCCGCTGGCGTGCTGCTCGGTGCCGCGGCCGGTGAGGACGTAGGCGTTGGCGGCCTCGGCCAGGACGCGGACCGCGGCCCGCTGGTCGGCCACCGGCACGCCGGTGACCCGCTCGACCCGTTCCGGCCACCACGTCGCGGCGACGCGCCAGGCGTCCGCGAAGCCGGTGGTGCGCTCGTCCAGGTACGCCTGGTCGAGGTGGCCGTCGGCGACGGCGGTGTGCAGCAGGCCGAGCGCCAGCGCGAGGTCCGTGCCGGGCGCGGGCTGCAGGTGTAGGGTGGCCAGCTCGGCGGTGGGCGTGCGCCGGGGGTCGATGACGATCAGCTCGGCGTTCTTCAGGTGCTGCACGAACGGCGGCATGGTCTCCGCCGGGTTGCTGCCGACCAGCAGGATCGCGTCCGCGTGGTCGAGGTCGGTGACCGGGAACGGCATCCCCCGGTCCAGCCCGAACGCCTTCAGGCCCGCGGCGGCGGCGCTCGACATGCAGAACCGGCCGTTGTAGTCGATCTGGGACGTGCCCAGCGCGACCCGGGCGAACTTGCCGAGCAGGTAGGACTTCTCGTTGGTCAGCCCGCCGCCGCCGAACACGCCGACCGAGTCGGGGCCGTGGACCCGCCGGAGTTCCGCGAGCTTGGCGGCGACGAGGTCCAGGGCCTCGTCCCAGGTGGCCGGGCGCAGCTCGCCGTCGCGGCGGACCAGCGGCGTGGTGAGCCGGGCGGGCGAGGTCAGCAGCTCGGCCGACGTCCAGCCCTTCTGGCACAGGCCGCCCCGGTTGGTCGGGAACTCCCGGGGCGACACCTTGCCGTTGTCGAGGGACATGGCGCACTGCAGCGCGCAGTACGGGCAGTGCGTGTCGACCCTGGTCGTGTCGATGCTCGCGGAGGCGGTCACGAGCCGACGGTAGGAAGTGGCTGTTAACGGCAGGACGCGGATTGTTTCGTCCACGCGAACTTGACTGCTCAGCACACCCCCGCAGGGGGTGAGGTCACATCAGGTCGAGCACCTGCGCGGCGGTCCGTTCGAGCCCGGCGAGGGATTGTCTGCTGGAACGGGGGTGCGACGCGTGCACCGCGAGCCGGAACAGGGTCGCGCGCAGGAGGATTTGCGGCCACTCGTCCAGGTGGGACCAGCGCTGCGCCAGACCGTGATCCGCGCCACCCCAGGACAGCGCGTCGACCACGACGACCGCCGCGCCGTACGGCCCGGGGCGCCAGTAGGCGGCGAAGTCGATGATGGCCGGCGCGGCGTCGCCCGCGAACAGCACGTTGCCGAACAGGTCGCCGTGCACGACCTGCGGCTCGACCGCGACCGGCTTGCGGTAGCCCGCGCAGACCTCGAACAACCGGCCGCCCAGGTCGGGGTCGAGGTCGGCCTTCTCCTCGTCCCACGCGCAGCGGTCGGCGGTGGCGAACAGGTCGGTGCGGGCGTCCAGGAAGCGCGGCCTGGCCAGCTCGGCGGTCGCCCGGTGCAGCTTGACGGCCACGTCGACGACCTCGTCGTGCCGCGGCTCGGCCCGGCCGGACAGGTACTTGGTCGCGGCCCAACCGCCGACGACGTAGCGGCCGTCGGTGGAGCGCAGCGGTCTGGCCACGCGCAGGCCGTCGACGTCCAGCGCGTCGAGGGTCTTGGCGACCCAGGTGGCCTCGGCGGGCTTGTTGGCGGGCCGGATGGCCGCGTCACCGCACCGCCAC
This genomic window from Saccharothrix sp. HUAS TT1 contains:
- a CDS encoding TIGR02569 family protein, with protein sequence MTSTPEPPPSHVRAAFGARDAEPELIDGGPVWRCGDAAIRPANKPAEATWVAKTLDALDVDGLRVARPLRSTDGRYVVGGWAATKYLSGRAEPRHDEVVDVAVKLHRATAELARPRFLDARTDLFATADRCAWDEEKADLDPDLGGRLFEVCAGYRKPVAVEPQVVHGDLFGNVLFAGDAAPAIIDFAAYWRPGPYGAAVVVVDALSWGGADHGLAQRWSHLDEWPQILLRATLFRLAVHASHPRSSRQSLAGLERTAAQVLDLM
- a CDS encoding molybdopterin oxidoreductase family protein, translating into MTASASIDTTRVDTHCPYCALQCAMSLDNGKVSPREFPTNRGGLCQKGWTSAELLTSPARLTTPLVRRDGELRPATWDEALDLVAAKLAELRRVHGPDSVGVFGGGGLTNEKSYLLGKFARVALGTSQIDYNGRFCMSSAAAAGLKAFGLDRGMPFPVTDLDHADAILLVGSNPAETMPPFVQHLKNAELIVIDPRRTPTAELATLHLQPAPGTDLALALGLLHTAVADGHLDQAYLDERTTGFADAWRVAATWWPERVERVTGVPVADQRAAVRVLAEAANAYVLTGRGTEQHASGADTVSAWINLALALGLPGVKGSGFGCLTGQGNGQGGREHGQKADQLPGYRKITDPADREHVMNVWGVDELPGPGRSAYELLDALGRPGGPKALLVFGSNVVVSAPRSQHVADRLAALDLLVVADLVLSETAAVADVVLPVTQWAEESGTMTNLEGRVLLRQVAVAPPEGVRSDLDVLRGLATRLGQPAERFPTEPEVVFEELRLASEGGAADYSGVTYERLRNGEALHWPVVRESTPRPFLDRFAHPDGLARFVPVEHRGPAEPPDAEYPLQATTGRVLQHYQSGAQTRLVPELNRAEPEAYVEVHPDTATRAGLADGAMAAVVSRRGRTAARVRCVPSMRIDVVFLPFHYAGEGRANLLTNPVLDPTSRMPEFKVCAVRLESL